Within Candidatus Goldiibacteriota bacterium HGW-Goldbacteria-1, the genomic segment GCGGGAGGGGTCATATGCCGTTTTTATTTGAAAATCTTGATGTTTACAATCAGTCTATGCAGCTTGCCGATGAACTTACCAGTGTTACCGAGACGTTTTCTAAGGGTAAATATTATCTTAAAGACCAATCAAACCGTGCCGCGTTATCTGTACCAAATAATATTGCGGAAGGCAATGGCAGGTTCACTAAGAACGACAAAACGCATTTTTTTCACATAGCCAGGGGCTCGGCTTTTGAATGTGTTTCTATATTAGAACTGTGTAAAAGAAAAA encodes:
- a CDS encoding four helix bundle protein, coding for MPFLFENLDVYNQSMQLADELTSVTETFSKGKYYLKDQSNRAALSVPNNIAEGNGRFTKNDKTHFFHIARGSAFECVSILELCKRKKLISDAKNQEYKSRIDNVCRMISGLIKSQDKR